From the Phalacrocorax carbo unplaced genomic scaffold, bPhaCar2.1 SCAFFOLD_54, whole genome shotgun sequence genome, one window contains:
- the LOC135311163 gene encoding olfactory receptor 14C36-like, which translates to MSNSSSVTQFLLLAFTDTRELQLLHFWLSLAIYLAALLGNGLIVTAIACDHRLHTPMYFFLLNLSLLDLGSIYTTVPKSMANSLGDTRDISYTACAAQAFLFLFLISAEFYLLTVMAYDRYVAICTPLHYGTLLGSRACAHMAAAAWAGGFLNAGLHTASTFSLPLCHGNALEQFFCEIPQILKLSCSDTYLREVGVTLVSACAVFGCFVFIVLSYVQIFRAVLRIPSEQGRHKAFSTCLPHLAVVSLFISTSFFAYLKPPSISSPPLDLVVAVLYSVVTPAVNPLIYSMRNQELKDAVWKLMTGSFSEAISCPCPYA; encoded by the coding sequence ATGTCCAACAGCAGCTCCGTCACACAGTTCCTCCTCCTGGCGTTCACAGACacgcgggagctgcagctcctgcacttctggctctccctggccatctacctggctgccctcctgggcaacGGGCTCATCGTCACCGCCATCGCCTGCGACCACCGCCTCCACACccccatgtacttcttcctcctcaacctctccctcctcgacCTGGGCTCCATCTACACCACTGTCCCAAAATCCATGGCCAATTCCctcggggacaccagggacatcTCCTACACAGCATGTGCTGCACaagcctttctgtttctctttttgataTCAGCAGAGTTTTATCTCCTGACGGTCATGGCCTACGACCGCTACGTGGCCATCTGCACACCCCTGCACTACGGgaccctgctgggcagcagagcttgtgcccacatggcagcagctgcctgggccggTGGGTTTCTCAATGCTGGGCTGCACACGGCCAGTACATTTTCactgcccctctgccatggcaatgccctggagcagttcttctgtgaaatccccCAGATCCTCAAGCTCTCCTGCTCAGACACCTACCTCAGGGAGGTCGGGGTTACTCTGGTTAGTGCCTGTGCAgtatttgggtgttttgttttcattgtgctgTCCTATGTGCAGatcttcagggctgtgctgaggatcccctctgagcagggacggcacaaagccttttccacgTGCCTCCCGCACCTGGCCGTGGTCTCCCTGTTTATCAGCACTTCATTTTTTGCCTACCTAAAGCCTCcttccatctcctccccacccctggaCCTGGTGGTGGCGGTGCTGTACTCGGTGGTGACTCCAGCCGTGAACCCCCTCATCTACAGCATGAGGAACCAGGAGCTCAAGGATGCAGTGTGGAAACTGATGACTGGAAGTTTTTCTGAAGCAATTAGCTGTCCATGTCCTTATGCATAG